Within Equus przewalskii isolate Varuska chromosome 9, EquPr2, whole genome shotgun sequence, the genomic segment TAATTTACATAAAGTTATCGGAACCTCAGCCATTGTCACATCAAATTTATTGGAAAATGTGTCTGTTCCTTAGCCCTGACAGCAGCAGACTGACAAATCAATATGAGGCAACTAAGAAGTGACAGGCATTTGAGTGGCATATGAATAGGAGGTTGACTGTGGGCCCAGGCAGGCGTTAGGAAAGCGAGGCCTATGGTTTTGTGCCTGCTGCAGCCCCCGTGCCTAGCAGGAGAGGAAGAGCCCACGATTTAGTGAAGGGACAGATGAGGGACACAGAACTCACCTGTCAGCAAAGTAAGGGGCAAAACAAGGAATTCAATGAAAAGTAGCTCAAACTGGTTGattaaactgaaaatttaaatgcTTACTACAGTGAGACAGAATAACATGAACGAGAGGAAACTGGAGGAGGTGTGGTGTTCTGAAGGACACATGTCCTGTCTGAAGGGGGTCGGAGCTACTCCACCGCAGCCGATTAACACCATGTGAGAATggacattttctgatttcagtaAAGAGAAGCCAGAGATTCCAATATTTAAGTGAAATCACGTAATTTTTAAATGGTGGCAACTAATGCAATTaaacatacagacacacagacagcagacaaaacaaaacacacctgCAAGACAGGTTTGGCCACGGGCTATTTAGGATCGACAGTGCAGCTAAATACAGAACATCTCTGACTACAATTACAACATAACAAAGGGTCTTCCCTCCTGACCTGCCCACTGTGGAAACTCTGACTTTCCAGACAATTATCATTAAGCAGAGTGGCAATCCATCTCCAGTGTGTCTAAATCAGGCAAGGTGGAAATAATGCTACTTACTATTGCTGTCCCtgagacagtggttctcaaagtgtcaTCCCCAGACCAGCACCAGCAACTAAGCTTGGGcacttgatagaaatgcaaattcctgtcCGAGTCCAGACCTACAGATCAGACCTGTGCGCTAACCACCCCTCCAGGCGATTCTGATGCACGCTCCAGTCTGAGAACCAGTGCCCTAGAACACCAATTCCTAATTTTGATCTCCCCACCCGATCTCCTGGACACTGTGAGGAGCTGTGtgacttacagacaaagagaggAGACCATATTTTGAGTGGCACTGACGAGTGGGAAGATGTCCAGATGTCtaaaagtggcagagccagtacTAGCCACAGGACTCCTAACTCACCAGGCCACCTGTTTGTACATGAGATTGGTTTCAAAGAGctctaaaaacacattttttacaTACCCTGTGGAGGTCTCTGATGACTTTTCACAAAGTCGGCCCCGCATAAATGATTGAGTTTCCCTTTCGTCCCGTCATTAAACAGCTGCACGGACAGTCCCTGGGAGAAGTAGGGCTCCATTTCTCTCAGCTTCAGGGCCCCCACGCCATTTGCACAGTCAACCTTAAGGGATCGATATTCATTTCCACCGCAGAAAGCCTTAAaaggaaaagacatggaagaaagatttcaagttataaaaggaaaactgaagcataaagcatatatatgcatatgtaaacATCTTCCTTTACTTCAGTTAACTCATCTATTTTAACTCAAGAAACTAAAGGGTACACACATTCAGATGAAAACTGTAAaaccaaagtaaaattttaaaacacctttTTTTGGATACTGTTTGATACCTGGAAGACAAGCCTTCTCAACAGCAGACGCCTCAAGTGAGACGCGAACAGCACCTACACTAACTCTCCGAGCAAACTCCCTGAGCCAGCGCTTATGATAACCACAAGACCACGACGCGTCCTCTCCCCCAGCGATGTCAGAAGGCAGCACTGCCTTGCCGAGTGAATGCCAACACACAGTTAGCACCACACAAGGGCCAGACCTCCTGGAGCCctacaaagaaaaaggagatcTGCCACACTTTgcgaaaaaggaggaggaggagtgacaAACTATCTGATTACAATAAATTGTTCAACTGATGTTATTTCACTCATTTGCTTCAACTCTAACCATTCAAGAGACGTTCACCTGTTTGGTGAGTTCCACAAAGGCCGTGGAGAGTTTCTGGTAGTAACCGTCTACGGTGGCCTCTCCATACCGGCCACTGCTGTTTCGACAGTACACCATGTAGTGCAGCTGGGGCGTGGTTAACAAGCCGTAATCTGGCAGAGAAATACAAAAAGCAATTTACGtttcttaataaagaaaaaaagtttaaatggaTTTATACAGTATGGATTTCAGAGTGACAAATCCTCTTTAAGAAAAGACAtctcagaaaacataaaaacgCTAACTTTCAAATTATCCAGACATATGCACAAATATCCACTGGAATCAATACAACTGCATGtcatattgtgatttataataagaaatgtatatttggcCTTTGTCCCCATTCATGGCAGAGCTTCTAAACACCTGGAATTTCCCAAGCctgagagcaataaaggtgtcttgTTACATTAATGAGGTGACTTTAGAAATACCCCTGGGTAACCcagggatggggctggttgccagggaaccAAGCTTGTGATTACAGAGGGAATTTTCAGTTTTCCCCCATCTTACTCCCCCTCaactccagggaggggagaggagtggggcTAGAGATTGAAATCAAACACCAACGGCCAATGATGtcatcaatcatgcctatgtaatgaagtctccataaaaatcAAAAAGGACAGGGTTCCAGGTTGGTGGATATGTAGAGATTGAGGAGAAAGGCGTGCCCAGAGGTCACAGAagctccatgccccttcccacataccttgccctatgcatctcttccatctggctgttcctgagttacatcttTTTAATAAACCAGTAATGtagaaagtaaaatgtttctctgagttctgtaagCCACTCTAGCACGGTAATTGAACTCAGAAGGAAGTTGTCAGAAGCCCCAGGTGATAAGCATCTGAAGcagggcgggggttggggggggtgcGGTGAGcaagtcttgtgggactgagcccttaacccgtGGGATCTGACCTTACCTCTAGGTAGACAGAGACAGAATTGACTTAACTGGTGGTGGTGGAAAAAACACACAATCGATACATACTCAATTCTAAAAGAAATATGAACCCCTATTGAGAGCAAAAAGCAATCATTTAGTATAGACAGGTAACAATGTAAAAACAGAGCAATACAGAAAACTAATAATTGAGATCTATTTCCAGTAACATTGCAAACTATGTAATTCAGAAGAAAGGAATTCGTTAAAAAGAATTGCAGTGCCAACAAGTTATAGAGGAATTTGGCCAAAATGTATTTGAAGAGAGGAACTCCGAGATTGAAGCTAAAGGACACCAGTTTTGCTCTGAGGGCATTTCTTGAAACTAGAAACAGAGCTATGGTTTTCAGTGCAAAAAGTCCATGCTAGTCTAAGATGGGAAACCCAGTAGCAGACAAGGTCCTCATGAAGCTGAAACCCCAAAGGACTATCCTTCAGTGCAAGGGTGAGTGAGAAGTGAGTCTTCCCCAGGTGCCCACCCCAGGAGGGCTGACTTGGCACTGAGCAGAGAAGAGGGGGAAAACCTAGCCCTGAGAGCTGTCACCACAAggacaggcatcccacagatcTCCAGCCCAAGTTCACATAACCACAGAGTCCAAAAGAACCTTGTCATCCACCAGCCAGGTTGTAACCCCAGGCACCCAGCAGAACCAAATACTAAACTGCCAGAGAAATTGACCTTCACTGTGAACCTCAAAAATGTCCCACAAATAactttccaagaaaaacaaacGGCTTACAGTCAATAGCTCAACACATGAGAAAGGCACCATGAGCAAGATTCAGGAGAAACAGACAGCGGAGATGGACCAATACCCAATAAATATTCAGATGACTAAATCCATCAGTGGTCTTTACGGTCAAGCAGAAGAGTTTGGACTGGAGGCAGAAAGTCACTTTAAGTTTTCAAGCCTGCAGTTATACAGTGGAAATGGTATGTTATGACAGCAACTTTGGCTCTGTATAAGGATTagaagggaggaggtggaggagctcAAAAAGGTGGGTAAGAGCTTAGACCAGCTTAATGGAGGTGtataaggagaggaaaatgaTATTCCAAAGGACATCCTGAAAGACAGAACAAAGGATTTTGTAATCAATATCaccaaataaacatttacttaatGACAATCATATACAGTTACTCAATAAAAAGCATCACCCCCCcataatctccataatatataaagaactcacacagctcaacaacaaaaaaacaaacaacccaatcaaaaagtgggcaggggacatgaacagacatttctccaaagaagatatacggatggccaatagacacatgaaaagatgctcatcatcactaatcattaggaaaatgcaaatcaaaactacactaagatatcaccttacacccgttagatcggcaaaaatatccaaaaccaagagtgacaaatgttggagaggttgtggagaaaaaggaaccctaattcactgttggtgggaatgcaaactggtgcagccactgtggaaaacagtagggagatttctcaaaaagttaaaaatacaaataccttacgacccagccatcccactactgggtatctatcctaagaacctgaaatcagcaattccaagagtcccatgcacccctatgttcatcgcagcattatttacaatagccaagacatggaaccaacctaagtgtccagcaactgatgattggataaagaagataaggtatatatacacaatggaatactactcagccataaaaaaggacaaaatcgtcccattcgcatcaacatggatggaccttgagggtattatgttaagcgaaataagccagacagagaaagacgaactctgtatgactccactcataggtggaagttaacatacagacaaggagaactgatgggtggttaccagggaaaagggggggtcgggggagggcacaaagggtgaagtggtgtacccacaacatgactgacaataacgtacaactgaaatctcagaaggttgtaatctatcataatcttaattaaaaaaaaaaaaaagcatcaccACCTATTCCACTGATTGACCCAGAAACCactcttcccagctctgtcctcaACACTTATCACAAAATCCTTTGAATTTGGTACCAATTCcaggttttccatttctctctctatcaCCACTCTTGCATGAACTACTGCACAGTCTCCTAGCtggtctcttttcctttcttataaccTCCCTGTTCTCTCTAAAACACAGCCAGAGTGACCGccttaaaatgaaaatacgatAATATTTCATGCATAAAATCCTTCAATGGAGTCCCGCTGCATTTGGAAAAAAACTCAAACCCTTACCATGACCTAGAAGGCTTGGAATGCTCTggaccctgcctccctccctaaCCTTAccctcccccagctgcccccaTCCTCCTGTGCAGCAGCTATGTTAACCTTTCACTTCCTGAAATACATTAAGCTGAAGACAGCAATaagggaaaagttttaaaaaaaagccacTCTCAAATTTTTCCAGACTACAACACTAGAAAAGTAATGGCTGTAGAGACAGACTGGCAGCGCTAAAAAGGTTAAGCATTCCGGGGATGGCAGAAAGAACGCAGTTTGGGCAGGGTGAAGCTGGGGTAAAGGCCTGCAGGCCACCTAAGTGCAGACATCACTTGGACCAGTGCCTTACAGACTGCCTCTCAGCGGTCCTGGAACCTACTTAGGGAGACACAACCAGCATTTCTGCGTTTTTAATGAAGCAGATGAATGCATGTTGTGTAAAATTGGTATTGTCTATTGAAACTTCTGTTTCAGTTATACACACAAGGACACATACACACGTCACGATACTAAGTGGGTTTCTTACTATGAGTTGTGATAGACAGTGAAATAAGACTTCCGGAGCGCTGTACACGGCAGGTAGTCAAAAATTTCATgagctaatgaatgaatgaaggaatacaCATGGCCGGAGCTATGGGAGGAAAGACAATCACTCACAAATCATGCAGAACGAGAGAGGCAAGGAATGCCCAGATCAAGACAGGCAGAAGAGGAGCCCGCAGAGAAGCAGCAAGGAACAACAGTGAAGGCAGCAGAAGCGTAAAGACAGGAAGGGGAGGCCACAGCGTGGAGAGCCACCAAGTCatcaactgaaataaaaacactcaaatatAAATCCTGAAAGGATCCCGTTGAGTCTCTGCCCAAGCTACAAATCCTCTCCCCAGAAAAGTGCATGTCAGGGAACACTGTGCCAGCTGTGTCAAGAGGCCCACAGGGTCCCTGCAGCTTAAGCGCACACTCAGTTCAGAGCAGCCACTGGATGTGGCAATGAGAATTCAGAGGGTCGGGCAGACGTGTCACTGGAGGGGCAAGGATGGAGGCTTGCCTGCAGGAGGCCGCCTCATGCCTAGAGGAGCAAGCAGAGAACAAGCCCCTGAACTGCTGGAAGAGGCCAGACTAACCGTGAAGGGAGGGAATGCAGAGGAGCTGGAAAGGAGGGTGGCAAAGGTCAAGAGAAGatacttttaaataagaaagatgtGACACTAGGAAAATTCACCTCCCAGCACAGTGGAGCCATTGCGGTCACAAGGGACATGACTGAGGTGAGAAGAGGATTCTAGCCTATGTTTTGTTGCATTTATTCTTCTTCAtttgagaaaataggaaaaaccaCCTGTCAAAACTTAAGAAGGTGATTACAAGTAGGCCAAAGATGTTTTCCATCACTATTTGACAGGTAACAGCCGATTCCACACACACTCAGCTACCAGGGAACACCTGAGCACAAAAGCGCCCCAGAATGCACATCATCAAGTAATTTCAAGGGTGTTTATATGAGGAAATGCAGCCTCACTAAACTGAAGGGAGTTGTTCAGCATCAGCGTTTCCTACACATAATCTCCTATTGGTAAAACAAAATATGCATGCCcacaaaaatttctttaatttaaatataaatagctaGTATTTTATATCTAgaagtgcattttttaaaaaccttttttatcagtattttcaaacttttataaaataaacatgtactacttttgtaatttaaaaaaacttttaagattaATTTAATTTACGACTCAGGATAAGTACATACCATGAAATTGACCTCCTAAAACAGTCACGCCATCTATCACAGACTGGGACAGTCTCTCACTGCTGGGCCTacgaaagaaacagaagaaaacagtaCATCCTGTCCTGAAACCAAGAGCTGCTAGCTGTGAAAGCAAATGAGGAACTGTGTGTTACAAATGTTCAAATAATAAGTTTATTGTATTTGAACTGAAATCTGTCAAGTCTGAATTCTGAAAAGATAATACAGATAGAGTATAAGCATTTTCCAGTAGCCTTTCACAATGTGTTTCTTCGAAAGATTTTGGCttttaaatgaatttagaaaACAGATCTCAGGGATACACTAGTTACACCATATCCAAATACCTTCCCACGTTTGACCAAAATAGCATATACACTGCCTGAGAACAGTAACAATAAACACTGAATGCATAGTGTGCGCAATCCAGTACCGGGCCCCAAACCCCCAGGGATATAAaacctatttttcattttaagtcaGAACCAATTACTTACCTATCTAACTGAAAATAAAGCAGATCATTATATAACTGCCTTGTAGAAAAAGATGTTCTGTATCATTTGACTTAGTTAATAAGTAAGAGGCAAATACATGCGGGGCGGCTTTACTGTGGGATAATAATTTGCTTCAGAACATACGTCACTTGGCTATTTCTGCTACTTATAAACCCTTGATCAGCGGCACCTTGAAGTCCCTCTGGTACCATGTCAAGGGTAAAACACCAGTCCAAGCCATTAGGAGACTGAGCAGAAATTTCCTTTAGAAAGAATCTCTAGCTAAAACCagatattaagaaaaagagaatgattcTGTTTCAAAGCACcccttttttatatcttttaaaaaaatatctttttgtaaaggaaagcaaaaggtgacaaataagacaaatatgtagaaatgacACCGACTGTTAATGTTTCCAGTGAACTCCAGCATAGGAAAATATTAACTATATGAACCAACAATAACACAGATTATAAAGTAAATCTCTAAAAATAAGGAGTTAAAATCACGTGTTCTCACTGTATACAGGAAAAGTAAACCTATAGAAGTAAGGGAATAGGAGACACTTTTTAGTGCTTCTCTTGTGCCAGGAAATAGGTATTTTGTATACATTAGTTCATgcaatcctcacaaaaacccttgCTAGGCCTTATCATCAACAGTTTCGAGATGAGCAAACGGAAGCTGCAAAGGGTTCCGTAAGCTGCTCAAATCCTATCGCGAGGTTAGAGTTGGGGTGTGGACACCCAAACCCAAGCTGCAGGAGTGACTGGGCTCCTGCATCCTACTAAACAGGCCGGGGCATGTCCACTCAATTCTTCCGCTTTGTCAAGAGGGGACCAAAACCGCTGCCATCATCTAGACTGAGTCCCCAACGCCGCTTCCACCATAACTCTGACGGTCACCTGGTGTCTCTGCCAATCACTACGAAGGCCTCTTGCTGCAGGTTCACGGCTGCCTTCTCGCTGATGTCCATCAACACCCTCCACACATCTCGTTCCTCAGCGTTTGCCAAACAGGTAGCATGTTCCTCCCAGGATGGTGCCAACATTTCACCCAAAGGATCGACCAATTTTACACCATtgtcttccttaaaagaaaaaccaacaataaGCCATCTGTGCATACCCATGAGGGCGAGCTGAGGAAGTAAACTCAAGTTGTTTTTCCCCCTAAAGAAGACAGTGCTGGTTGAACAGCTCCACTGGCGACcactactgcatgccaggcaccaGAGACAAGGTGTTTGGGATACATGACCTCGGAAAATCCTCAGGACACACGAGCCAATGTAAGCGACAATCTCATCACTCCAGTCTAACTTTGAGAAAACGGAGATTCAGAGCAGGTACTGTGCCTATGTTCATACAGCTAATCAGTGTCACTGCTGATATTAAAACATCAAGTCTATCTGACGCTTAAACCCAACAGCGGCTATGCGACAGCAGCTTTGTTAAAAGGCTGTCATCTGTGCAATCGCCATCCATTAACTGACAAGGGGACAATGGAGCAGATGGAGGGCACCTAGAGATCCTTGTCGCTGGGACTCTGGACTCTAAGAACACACAGCCAGTGTGTCAACCAGCAGGTGGCAAAGAAGCTGAAAACTGACCCCTAATTTTGTTCTGCTCATGTTTATGGAAAGAAAGAGTGTCATTCAGAGTGAATGTCAACTGAAGGAAACAGCTCAGGATTGTTTTAAGCAGTGGTTCTGGAACTAGCAATAAATGTGGGGTTCTGCCAACAAGTCATGGACCAGTCACAGCGATGTGGACACTGACACAGTGACAGCACTCCCTGGTCAGAAGCCAGACAGGGACTGTTCTCCTGTTCAGGGGGAAGAGGAGGTACAATCCTTCACCGACCTCACAGCTTTACCTTGCTGCTGATTTACCTACAAAGGCAAAAATCTCACACCCTAGTAACCACACAGAAGCATCGTTTCCAAACCACGGAGTAGTGAGCCACGGGCGGTACAGAATGAAACAGCTAAACTACGTCAAAAGGAATACCTTGGAGGCCGGCCTTaaccatggccgagtggttaagttagggcgctccgctgcaggcagcccagtgtttcgtcagttcgaatcctgggcacggacaggtaccactcatcaagccacggtgaggcagcgtcccacatgccacaactagaaggacccacaactaagaatatacaactatgtacaggggggctttggggagaaaaagggaaaaaaaaaaggaatacctTGATTAAAAACTTAATTGTCACGAACACTATGATGGTCGTCAATATCCTGCCCAAAGCTCACTTTTGGATCCCTGAAGCCACTTGTTTGGCTGTTCATTCATACCAGGAAACTACTCCTAGCTACAGAAAACTtgtctgaaaattttcaaaatgtgctATCGTTTCAAAAGTTTGCCCTTTCCCCAACTCTGCCTCCAATCTCCATCTCTGCTCAATCAACAGAGGCAACGCTTCTTATTACTGACGCTGTCTCAAAACTACCAACTTGGAAGGACATTCTGTTATTTCTCTAATATGGACAGTCTCCAAAAAATGACAgcctcatttcattctctccacaccctctaaAGAGTCATGACCTAAATGACCACTCATTAAGAAAAAGTCATTGCAAATCCAAAGGCACCTAACCACGAGAAAGCACAGTCCTAGAATCAGAATTTGTACTTTGGGTCAAACTGCTCAGACACGACGGTCTGGGATGGTAAATAAAGCTGCCTTATCGGAGCACTGAGGGCGTTACCTCAGGGTTATGCGACGCTGTTACCATGACTCCTATGGTCGACTTTGTCTGTTTAGACCTCAGGACAGCTAATAATCCCATGCGAAACATGACATGGTCCAGACGTTCTGCTTTCGTGCGAAATCCAGCAGTCCCGTATTGGAGAACGAGTCCATCGGGCTTGGCGTGCAATGCTGAGTATTTTCTAACAGCCTCTGGATCCATGTCTACAAAATTAAGCAATATTTTTCAGGCATAATAAGAAACCTTTCAAGGACATTTGCTTCAAAAACTGCCACCCCAAACTAATAGGTTGGCCTCATTCTGAACCCCCCCCAAAGAACGGCACGTTTGAGAGAGAGTGGCAGAATGGGTCCCAGAAGATCCTGCCCCACTTGTACTGTCCGCTCCAGGGCAGACTCAGGCCCAAAATCCGAGTGTCCCCAACTCATCTCCCATTTTGGCTCCAGGGCTATTCCTGGACCCAGGGCGAACTGAAAATGGTCCGCTCGCAACTAAAATGAAGATTCTACACCCAGATTCAGAGGCTCCTGAGATCAAAGAtcacctcattttacaaatgggagcACTTAAGCCTGGGGCTCAGTTAAATAACCTAAATTTACATGGGTAGCTGGTGACTGACTGAGGCCTCAGATCATATTCTCAATCGACTGGGCTAGGAATCCAAAATATCTGGGAAATCTGTGTGGTTCTTTTGCTATTCCTCCCAGGCTACAGAGACATATTCCCAAAGGCAAACAAAGGACAACAGCCTCCTCTCCAAGACTGCCCGGACCTCCTAACACACTCTgcaagggatttttcttttttacttttcctttttttttttttttttgaggaagattagccctgagctaacatctgctgccaatcctcctctttttgctgaggaagactggccctgagctaacatccgtgcccattttcctctgctttatatgtgggatgcctaccacagcatggcttttgccaagcggtgccatgtcca encodes:
- the PGM3 gene encoding phosphoacetylglucosamine mutase isoform X3 codes for the protein MDPEAVRKYSALHAKPDGLVLQYGTAGFRTKAERLDHVMFRMGLLAVLRSKQTKSTIGVMVTASHNPEEDNGVKLVDPLGEMLAPSWEEHATCLANAEERDVWRVLMDISEKAAVNLQQEAFVVIGRDTRPSSERLSQSVIDGVTVLGGQFHDYGLLTTPQLHYMVYCRNSSGRYGEATVDGYYQKLSTAFVELTKQAFCGGNEYRSLKVDCANGVGALKLREMEPYFSQGLSVQLFNDGTKGKLNHLCGADFVKSHQRPPQGMEMKSSERCCSFDGDADRIVYYYSDTDGHFHLIDGDKIATLISSFLKELLVEIGESLNIGVVQTAYANGSSTRYLEEVMKVPVYCTKTGVKHLHHKAQEFDVGVYFEANGHGTVLFSKAAEMKIKQLAKELEDKKRKAAQMLANVIDLFNQAAGDAISDMLVIEAILALKGLTVQEWDALYTDLPNRQLKVKVADRQVISTTDAERQAVTPPGLQEAINDLVKKYKLSRAFVRPSGTEDVVRVYAEADSQSCR